One Senegalimassilia faecalis genomic window, TTGCTGCTCTCCGGCCTTCCGTACACGCTTTCGGGCGAAGAAGGCTCGCAGGCGGCGCGTATCCGAGAGGTTGCCGGCAAAATCGGCAAGGCCGCAAGCCTCCCCGTTGAGTTCACCGATGAGCGTTTAAGCTCGCAGGAGGCCAAGCGCAGTTTGCGTGAAAGCGGCATGTCGGAACGCGATATGCGCGGCAAAATCGATATGATTGCAGCAAG contains:
- the ruvX gene encoding Holliday junction resolvase RuvX, which gives rise to MRILALDIGQTRIGVAVSDPRERVASPVCVLPTNDVLANAKSWRRVLEDWEPELLLSGLPYTLSGEEGSQAARIREVAGKIGKAASLPVEFTDERLSSQEAKRSLRESGMSERDMRGKIDMIAASVFLQAWLDARNSSER